The DNA region cacaaaaatcgagttttcccaccaaaatcgtaaaatcgagtttttccgccaaaatcgtaaaattgagttttcccgcaaaaaatcacaaatcgagttttctcgccaaaaccacaaaatcgaatttttctgccaaaactgTAGAATCAAAAAATTTACGtcaaaacatcaaaatcaaaaaaatttcCGCATAAACCACAAAtctaattttatgttaaattacaaaaaaaaacataaacggGTTAAATGGATCTCcatttattttagtgaaaacccatttaataaatgggTCTTAAAAGGGTTACCCATTTGAAACCCGACTAGCTAAATGGGTCTAAATGggcatttattttttctaaaacccATTAAGAACCCGCGGGTTTGAACCCATTTTAACATCCCTAGGACCAAGGCACAACCGGATGAAACATcgattttaatttctaaaatatttgaatattttagaaagTTTTTCAAATATGAATAGGCCCcactttacaaaaaaagaaaaattatcgAACtttgaaagaaatatttatataatttaaaatctcaGATCCAGCTCTGCTACTAGACCAAATTTATATGTTCTTCAAGAGAATGAAAACCAGGTAgtaacattttcatttttttaccaaaataataAAGTTATGACTTACTAGGTGATGGGGACACGTCATCATTAACGTTCTCTCTATAAATACCTCTTGTGTTACGCTTCTCTTGTTCAACTAACGTTACTCTCGAGAATCGTGATTCTCCAGTCCAGGGGCAGGGGTTTGTTTCttcgattttgatttttttttttttggcaacaatGACGGTTGGTGCCGGAATCAGCGTCAGCAACTCCGATTTGCTGGTGTTAGGACACCGTGTTCTTCGCGGCGTGCCGGAGAATGTCTTGGTCACTCCTGCTTCAGGGAACGCGTTGATGGACGGAGCTTTCATCGGCGTCTCGTCGGACCAAACCGGAAGCCGCCGCGTCTTCCCCTTAGGGAAACTCGAGTACTCTTCTCCTCTCCATGTATCTATCTCTTGTGCATTGTGACAATGAAGAATGATTTGATTTTCACTAAACGCATTTTGATGAAGGAAACGAATTAAATTAACTGTTTCCTGCTGCGAGAATCCGTCTCattttagggtttttgattGGGCAGGGAGTTGAGGTTTATGTGTGTGTTTCGATTCAAGTTATGGTGGATGACGCAGAGAATGGGGACTCACGGGAAAGAGATTCCTTTCGAGACTCAGTTTCTAATCGTTGAAGCTAACCAAGGTTCTGATTTGGAAGGAGATCGGTGTGCCTCCTCCTACGTTGTCTTCTTACCCATCCTCGAAGGAGATTTCAGAGCTGTTCTTCAAGGGAACCAATCCAATGAGCTTGAGATTTGTCTTGAAAGCGGTATGTGTTCCCCGAGTATGCTCGATTTTTGAGTTGCTTAGAGTATCTCTGAGATGTGTGTGTGATTAGGTGATCCAACTGTTGACCAATTCAAGGGGGATCATTTGGTTTTCATGGCTGCTGGGTCTGACCCTTTTCATGTCATCACCAAAGCTGTCAAGTCTGTGTAACTCTTTCTTTTACCTCGCTCAGATTCTTTGTTTTGAGAATTTTTAGTGTTAAGAAGAATCTCTCTCGTCTTTCAATGATTTATGCAGGGCTGTTGAACAACATCTTCAGACATTTTCACACCGTGAGAGAAAGAAAGTAAGCAAACCCATTTTTAACATCAATTTTGTCACACTAACAAGACTGTATACCGTGCAATCTCCCCTGTTTTCAGATGCCAGATATGTTGAACTGGTTCGGTTGGTGCACATGGGATGCCTTCTACACCAATGTCACAGCCAGTGACGTCAAACAAGGTCTTCAAAGGTGCTCATGAGTCTCACTTAGAACCCACACGtgctttcttttttcttttcttctccacAAGGCTTTTAACCAAACCTGCAATGTTTTTCTGCAGCCTCGAGGCCGGTGGGATTCCCCCAAAATTTGTCATAATTGATGATGGTTGGCAATCTGTTGGCATGGATGAGACCGGTGTTGAATTTAACGCTGATAATGCTGCCAAGTAAGCTCTATATTTTCAAGACTATACTTGATTTGTATCGGTTTTATATTTCGTCTGGGCTAATAATAGCTACCTACTCTTTATCTTGCTTCTTCAGTTTCGCCAACAGATTAACACACATCAAGGAGAATTACAAGTTTCAAAAGGATGGCAGAGAAGGCCACCGAGTGGAGGACCCTGCATTGAGTCTTAGACATGTTATCACAGACATTAAGAGTAACAACTCCCTCAAGTATGTTTATGTCTGGCATGCGCTAACGGGGTACTGGGGAGGTGTCAAACCTGGTGTGTCGGGTATGGAACATTACGAATCAAAGGTTTCGTATCCAGTTTCCTCGCCAGGAGTTATGTCCAACCAGAACTGCGAATCTCTAGACAGCATAACTAAGAATGGACTCGGTTTGGTGAATCCTGAGAAAGTCTTTAGCTTCTACAACGACCTTCACTCCTACCTTGCGTCCGTTGGGATCGATGGTGTCAAAGTCGACGTCCAAAACATTCTGGAAACTCTTGGAGCTGGGCATGGAGGTCGGGTCAAACTTGCAAAGAAGTATCACCATGCTCTGGAAGCCTCCATTTCAAGAAACTTCCCTGACAATGGTATTATATCTTGCATGAGTCATAACACAGATGGTCTCTACAGGTGAAAAATCATAAACACAGACCTGTGAAGTTATCCTCTCTTGATTTTCTCTAGAATCATATCTCAATTCAAtgtggtttctttctttatgTAATGATACTCAGCGCAAAAAAGACGGCTGTTATAAGGGCATCAGACGATTTCTGGCCTAGAGATCCTGCCTCACACACCATCCACATTGCTTCTGTTGCATACAATACATTGTTCCTTGGCGAGTTTATGCAGCCGGATTGGGACATGTTCCATGTACGTGAAGTTTTTATACAACAACATTTGACATTTGTAACGTGATTTTCCAACTTTGTGTAATGATAAATGCGAATTGTGTCTCACTGTAGAGTTTGCATCCAATGGCTGAATATCATGCAGCAGCTCGAGCGGTCGGTGGATGTGCTATTTATGTCAGGTAAGTCATAAGATTCAGTAACAAAATACTATATGGTTAAATAGGCTGGCAAGTAATTCAAACTTTGTCAACAGCGACAAACCGGGACAACATGACTTCAACCTTCTAAGGAAGCTAGTCCTTCCAGACGGTTCCATCCTCAGGGCAAAGCTTCCCGGAAGACCAACCCGTGATTGCTTCTTCAGCGATCCAGTCAGAGATAATAAAAGGTATTTCCTCCTTTCCAGTGAAGttaaaaaaagattcaaatcTTTTTGTAAGgatagtattttaatttttgataactttGGCTAGTCTTATGAAAATATGGAACCTGAACGACTTCACCGGAGTTATTGGAGTGTTCAACTGCCAAGGAGCCGGGTGGTGtaagaaggagaagagataCATGATCCATGACCAACAACCTGGGACTATTTCTGGTTATGTCAGAACCAATGATGTTCATTACCTCCATAAAGTAGCCGCTTTTGAATGGACAGGCGACTCCGTAGTCTATTCCCATCTCAGAGGTACGCAAACTCAACAATCAATCctacattctctgatttcttctttttttttgtcaaacaattCACTTTTATTAGGTttcatgtgtgtgtgtttgcgCGATACCAGGTGAATTAGTGTATCTCCCTAAAGGTACATCTTTACCAATCACATTGAAGTCACGTGAATACGAAGTTTTCACTGTGGTTCCGGTGAAAGAATATTCTGATGGAAGCAAGTTTGCTCCGGTGGGGCTTATTGAGATGTTTAATTCTGGAGGAGCTATTGTGAGTTTAAGATACGAAGATGATGGGACTAATTGCTTGGTCAAGATGAAACTAAGAGGGAGTGGTTTGGTTGGGATATACTCGTCTCTTGGACGACCACGGAGTGTTACGGTGGATTCTGAGGATGTGGAGTGCCGGTGTGATGAGGAAACAGGTTTGGTAACATTTACATTAGGAGTGCCGGAGAAAGAACTGTATCTTTGGGACGTGGTCATCCAGCTTTGATGTACTTAACTCGCTCttctcattaaatttattgGTTTACTGTATCGATTCTTAGTGTAATGCATTGGTTTATGTTAACCTGTAATGTATTGGCTATCTTTAATAAAAGGCTAAGAGGGCTTTGTAATTGAATCCCTCTTCTTTCCGGCTATCTTGTCTaagtatctgtttttttttttctgtgtgtgTTTCTTTTGAAAATCTTGCAGTATTAACGTGCGGAGTTTATGAGTTTGACTTGTGGTTTTGGTTATCGATATGTGACAGGGTGCTTCGGTCTCAGTGGAAGATACCAATATCTTCTATCTTGCTTCCCATTGTGGGATATGCGGCAGAGCATGCATGTGCTATTATGTTGGCCATGAAACACAAGCCTGGTACGCATTCAAGTCTCTTgcatgtatttttatgtttttggtctCTCTTCTTTAAGTTCTAGGTTTGATTATATTCTCCTCTATATGATATTTCTTTGGTAGTGGCTATTGGATCCTCAAtattattcaaatatgaaaatcCCTTCTTGAAACGTGTTTCTTGACAGATGATATATAAACAAACCCAAAAGGTACACCAAAAAAACGAAAAGCTTGATGATCTCGGGAACACACATTGAGATTGTAGAGTTGTTTCAACAATCTGAATGTTTTCTGAATAAGTGGAATCGACAAAAGCAGAATGGGACCGAAATATGCAAAACCCTAAGCTGTGTTAGAAATTAGAATAGTCCAGAGTGTCAAGATGGGTAATACTCACGCGTGCTTCAGTGTCGCACCTTTAAAGTAGAAAAATACAAGACTCGTACAATGAAACCTTAATACTTTAATACTTGAGTTGCTCATCTTGTCCATAAAAGATCATTTAGTTTGTTGTATCTTCTTCCCCGTGCTTGTGATGCGTCACATCCCATATACTCTAGGGACTCATTAAGGTGAACAATGACTGGATTGTCACCAAACCACAAATCATTGAGCTCACAAATCATGTGCTGTGAACTATATATAGATACAAGTTCCTTGACATACACATCATTCAAGTAGTTTTTGGTTTCTTTGTTAAGTTACTGTAAGTTAGAGTTCACGATCAAGTCTTGTCTTAGTTATTTGTCTCTACATTATCAGCttaataaatgaaaatgttCCTACATTAAACAGATGGAGTTCGATGATGAAGCTGAGCACAGAAGACTTTTCAGAGTAGAGACAAATTCCCCACAAATAAAGGCAGTTTTCTCGTTGGAGCAAGGAGGATCTCTTTCAGCCAAAACACCAAAGAACACCGTGATCAAGAGCTTCAAGATCGTGATTTTGTCCAATAAACTCAATCTTTTGTTGCCGTTCGGTCCTATAGCGATACTAGTCCACTATTTGACAGATAACAAGGTTAATTAGCAACTTAGCACTCATTTTGTAATCTTTATCAGTCTTGATAAGTCATCTCAAGAAATGATcattctctatctctctctgtGGGTTAGGGATGGTTTTTCTTACTGAGCTTATTAGGAATTACACCATTGGCAGAACGTCTCGGGTACGCTACAGAGTAAGTAGTTGTTCCCTCTCActtgtatataatataatccttattttcaaaatttaaccttctatttttatttcttttataacaGGCAATTGGCTTGTTACACAGGTCCAactggtatatataatatgcgACTTGGTTTCTTGCTATGCACGCTTTCTATTTTTCTCCTGATATTGTTTTCTGACGAGCTAGACATTATATACACCAGTTGGAGGCCTCCTAAACGCTACATTTGGAAACGTGACAGAGCTGATTATATCCATTATTGCTCTTAAAAATGGAATGATACGCGTTGTACAACTGACGCTGCTCGGCTCCATTCTGTCCAACATGTTGCTTGTACTTGGCTGCTCCTTTTTCTGTGGCGGCTTTGTATTCTCTCGGAAACAGCAAGTGTTTGACAAAGTAGGGCATATCATTCACTTGACATTCTCTCTTATTACATGTTGTTTCTGATCATGTTTCTTCTGCATGCGATTAAATGCAGGGGAATGCGGTTTTGAATTCAGGAATGCTTTTGATTGCAGTGATGAGTCTACTCTTCCCTACACTTCTTTATTACACGCATAGTGAGGTTCGTGCTGGTTCATCAGAGCTGGCTCTTTCGAGATCAACCAGTTGCATAATGCTCGTTGCCTATGCTGCTTATCTCTTTTTCCAGTTGAAAAGCCAGCCAAGTTTTCTTACTGAGGTTCTCTGTCTTCCACCGTTTTACCAtttggtttctctctctctctctctctctctctctctctctctctctctctctctctctctctctctctctctctctctctctctctttcctctaCTTGGACTCAAATCTCTTCTGCTGTTTGGTAAACTTTGATCAATAATGAACCAGAGCGAAGAAacttctgatgatgatgaagttccTGAGATATCCAAGTGGGAAGCTATCATCTGGCTTCTATTCTTTACGGCTTGGGTCTCTCTTCTTTCCGGTTATCTTGTCGATGCCATAGAGGTTAATATAATTTATCTGTATTTTTCTCTGCTACACTGTAATGAACATATTATTCATACTATATAAGCCGACATGATCTGATGTATTGGTATATAACGCTCCTGACAGGGAGCTTCAGTCTCATGGAAGATGCCTATCTCGTTTATCAGTGTCATCGTGCTTCCTATAGTTGGTAATGCAGCCGAGCATGCAGGTGCTATTATGTTTGCCATGAAAGACAAGTTGGTAAGCAGACAAGTATATCTTGCATATATTCTGATGTTGGCTACTTGGCTTTGGTTTCTATATCTTTTAGGttctaatttgattatttcTCTCATCTACAGGATCTGTCTTTGGGAGTGGCTATTGGATCTTCAATTCAGATTTCTATGTTTGCGGTACGTATTTGTGTCTAATGCAATGAACAAATATTATGTGACAACAGAAATGATAATACATAGTTTCCACTTTTACCCGGATTGGATTTTAGGTTCCTTTCTGTGTGGTCATTAGTTGGATGATGGGTGGTCAAATGGATCTGAACTTCCAGCTATTTGAGGCAGCTACACTGTTCATAACTGTTATAGTTGTAGCTTTCTTTCTCCAGGTGCGTTTAATGATTCGTCTTGAAGCTATAATATATGAAACCAATCCTGACCAGTTGATCTCATGAAGTTGTCAAAATGTATGtctgtgtgtttgtttttttatgtaGGAAGGGACATCAAATTACTTCAAAGGATTGATGCTCATTCTCAGTTATTTGATTGTCGCTGTTAGTTTCTTTGTACACCAAGATCCTAATCAAGGTTAATGTTGGTTTTGTTATTTCTTCCATCATGTATATGATGATAAtacataatatttaaaaataaaaccatgtTTCATCACGAAGAACGCAATCTGGTGTATGTGAAGCAGTTTGTATCCTTAAACATAAAACCTTAATAGTATCACCAACACAAGATCTTACATGTACCATTAAAGATTATAAAGTTTGTATCAGGGAAGCTGAAAGTTGTCccaatttatgtttttgtccTCTTGAATAGTACTTTTCAGCAAGTCTAATATGCAGCTCCAGTTCTCCTTGTAACTAGATCTCAACAAAATCCATGCTAAACTCTTCCATTTGAATTGATTCGCAATATCATGGGGGTGATTGGAGGGTTATGAACGGTTGGGGCCTTACATTAGGATTATAAAAAGTGATCATCGTCATGAAACTTGTTTTTTGATAATCATCATGAAActtgttcttgtttttcttttcttttttaactaaGGTTTCTTGGCTGAGGCTATTACATATGTAGTAAGCAAAGTGACAAAGAGACGTCAAAACATAACATACCAAAAACTAGTTTTTGTTGTGTGTAAAATTATTCTAAaagaagggagagagagaaaaaaattcaCGTGGTTCTCATCGAAACTAAACGACGAGAAGTTACACTCGTCAATGGCAAGAACGAGCTGTAGCATGTCGATCATTTTCCATACCTCCAAAAAATATACGGATATGGGGGCCCATGGGAAGCAGGCCATAGACAGAAAGAACTAAAACCACACGTCGTTTTTGAGACTGGTCCTTTAATAATATCTTTGGTTCTAACAGtaaaaaaatgtaacaaaagAACCATTCGGTTACTTAACCAAAAGCTAAAACAGTGAATCTACATTCGGTTTTCACATTATGGGGCCCCTGTGTTTCAACCCATTAACCTATCAAATCAGTAGGGCACATCACTTGTCTAGAGAATAGCCTTCTTCACAGACTCACAGTTGCTACCCAAACACACCAAACTCTCTACTGTACCACCGactgatttaaatatttgtttttagatacagttttgacttttttttggtgtaaaaattttttttggtgtaagaTACAGTTTGACTTGCTAATCCATATAcccataaatatatatactcatTTCGCTCAATAACCCTTACATTTGTAATTGGTGTAgtgagttttaaattttattgaataaCAAAATGCTTATCGATTGTAGCAAACAATTCACGGGAAGAACAGAACCGTTCAATATTATCAAAAggtagaaagaaaaagaagccaAAGAGTTGACCCCATAGATTAAAGAGACGACTGTGTCAGGCTTGTTCTCAAAGCCATATCCAATTCCCAGAAATGGATGGGGATTGTTATAGGAGTCTCCTATTATAATGATATTGATTACAATTTAATGACACTACAGAAAATAAACTTTATGTGATGTTGTtctaatacattttaaaaacttacaaaaaacTATCATGACTTTCAgaaacaattataaaatataccaaaaataattgtataatGTTAAAGACAATTAATTTAGaatcttttatgaaatattaaagaATGGTTTTAACTTTTTTCCATGTTTCAAACTTGGAAAGATGATCGTAATtaggaaataaataataagtaaagtaatgtttttttttctttaaataactGGTGATGTAAAGATTTTGATATAGATCACAAATAGTTTAAAACTGGAGTGATAACtgaaatcagaaaaaaaaaattaggccATAAAAAATGGGTCGACAAGGTTTAATCAGGTTTAATCAAGTTCGAATGAATTTAATTAAGTTCAGtcatagaataaaaatagaatcataTTGAAATGCTTTGTTAGTTATATCAATactaatagaataaaaatagaatcataTTGAAATGCTTTGTTAgttatatcaatactattaattttggaaCATGACCAGTTGACATGAGTTGgatccaatttaaaaaaaaaatacaattgcTACCTAAACTATTACTAGATATAACTGCTCCACATTCTATACCTCTTATTACGTTCGAAAATATAACAGTCACATTTTTATTAGGTTAGCAGACGGAACGCTACTTTTTAGTGTTGACCATTAAGATTTTTATCCTAGGCATGGATATATGGACCTTTCGACCCATGCATGATTCACAAGATTAGTTATAACCCAACATAAAATGATATATTGGATatgtatatttatgtttaaaaatattaagaaaatacttaacttcagtttttagatttttatttttatttgcatataaaatatcaaaatagtttagattatttaaatgttttttgtaacaaattaaGATTTATGATATCTGACAAAAactatcaaaatttaaaaaatataaaatatttatttatgtaatgtgaataataaaattaaacttaaaatccAAAGTAGaccaaaagtaaaatattattataaaatcttgataacaaaactgaaaaacttAACTTCCTTATCAAAACTTATacaaaacagattttaaaaacataattaaaaactagaAAGTAAATTTATCTATTGATTTAACTAGTGGTTTAACCGGTGACCAGGTTCTGGGTTTTAGTGATTATTACGGGttttattgggtttttaaaTATCAAGACTTagaaattcataaatatttatatgtattatgtgaataataaaattaaatttcaaatccaaaataaaaccaaaagtaaaaaattattagttaaatgtcgataacaaaactaaaaaaactaacttctttattaaaaattatacaaaacagatttaaaagacataattaaaaacagtaaaagttatatattggttcaaccggtaaccggTTCTGGGTTTTATTGATTTTCGCGGGTTTTACATGgtttttaaatactattttttcacaaaactcaaaccGAATTTATCTTGGATCACCGAGTTTATCGGTTCAATCCAGATCGGATTTCAACACACTGAGTATGAGACTCTGATTTTTGGGTCAACTCCAAGTCGGATTTTTTGGATATGAACATTATTGACTAATTAGGTTAGGTAATTtccaagaaaatataatatattgcaaACTAtaggaataaagtttaaaatagtTTCTAAAATACATATGACACAAGTATATAGTTATatacaacttgacatatttaatatagttaccaaaaattatattatattaaattaaattaatattaattataaatataattacaaaaacacaaatataaaaattaagttttcagaaagaaactaaaacaaaaattatacccGCCTttttgaaagggcgggtcatTATCTAGTTTGGTTTTAaagttcttatatttttaaaataaataattattaaataaaatctaagtatgaaaatgaaaactaataatattttgatttcaaataaaaaccaatacttttaattttaaatatttatcattgtGAATTATAATAAACTGAAAATTTgaatataatacaaatataaaaacgtATTTGTCATAGttataatgaattaaaaaaaataattaataaaattaattttctgtaaaatattaaaatttattacccATTTTCTATTTTGACagaattacaaaattataaattatcgactaattagataaataaaaactaaaccaaaGATGTACAGTTGCATGATTAAACATGATCATAAAACCGCAAAAACACTATAGAACTCCGACGACCCGAAAGAACACGAACCTTAGTCGCCATCGACACTTCAGGACACCAACCCTAGCTAGTCCACAATGGCGCCCAAAGGCACAGACCTAGTGATACTGGCAACACTTATCCTTGGTATAAACCTAACAGAACATATGGCATTCTAAAGGACAAATCTAGTTAGAATCTAAATGATGAAAAGCACTCGATCTCCAAAATcgtaaaccaatttatatgaaGTTATAGTTATAAGAAAGCATTCATTTGTTGATTAGTTTGCATTGTTCCTCTTCCAGAATCCAATCCTCtgatatatctaaatatataatttagattttaatatgtttaagtAGTGGTGGATGTATTTTCAATGTTCAAaatatgagatatatatatgCATCTTCGTGGACCCTGATCAATTTTTTCCTGAAAATGTATAactatgttaatatatatatatctacatttGTAGAAAACTGATGATGTACTAATATACATttattagttttcaaaaatctaACAAATGCAGGGTTTGTAAAATGTGAGTATTTGAAAAAGGCAGTATGAAATATTAGTACAAAGTGGAATTGAGTAACGAAAACGACCAATAACTGCAGAATTTTGGGGGACTTGGAATGGTAGATATTATTACTGCTGTCATTCTGTGTAGAAAGTGACACTTCATTGgttctttatatttatttatttattttaatatgaattttgTAGTTTATTCAAAAAAGACTTTGGTACAGCACTGCACTGCAAAACGGAGATTGCGCCATCTTCTTTGTCGCAATGTCTTTGCTGCTCTCCATTCTTGGATTCTCTGTGTCACATCCCAATCTTTCTTTTTAGTgaaagtttacaaaaattttgcaaaaaaaaacacaattgtTGTCTTAATTAAGTCGATACACTAAATTCTATATCATGATACATTTTTTGATAGACACCAAACTTGTCTCATTATAGGTATGTTTGctaattttatcattattttggGATTTTAAACTAATTCACTATTCTTTTTATCAAGCATGCATAATCccacttttttataaaaaaaatattttaattttaatttctattttttgttttatttgaccatgaaaactctataaattaatatatgataaattagtaaataatataaattaataaatttctccgatttcttatgatttaaatcgataaaataataaaataattagaaaattttatataaatatatggtcccatttaaatcataaattaatgaGAAagattaaaaactttaaaaaccaTTTTGATACAGAGGTAATAAA from Raphanus sativus cultivar WK10039 chromosome 8, ASM80110v3, whole genome shotgun sequence includes:
- the LOC108822143 gene encoding probable galactinol--sucrose galactosyltransferase 1 isoform X1, whose translation is MTVGAGISVSNSDLLVLGHRVLRGVPENVLVTPASGNALMDGAFIGVSSDQTGSRRVFPLGKLEELRFMCVFRFKLWWMTQRMGTHGKEIPFETQFLIVEANQGSDLEGDRCASSYVVFLPILEGDFRAVLQGNQSNELEICLESGDPTVDQFKGDHLVFMAAGSDPFHVITKAVKAVEQHLQTFSHRERKKMPDMLNWFGWCTWDAFYTNVTASDVKQGLQSLEAGGIPPKFVIIDDGWQSVGMDETGVEFNADNAANFANRLTHIKENYKFQKDGREGHRVEDPALSLRHVITDIKSNNSLKYVYVWHALTGYWGGVKPGVSGMEHYESKVSYPVSSPGVMSNQNCESLDSITKNGLGLVNPEKVFSFYNDLHSYLASVGIDGVKVDVQNILETLGAGHGGRVKLAKKYHHALEASISRNFPDNGIISCMSHNTDGLYSAKKTAVIRASDDFWPRDPASHTIHIASVAYNTLFLGEFMQPDWDMFHSLHPMAEYHAAARAVGGCAIYVSDKPGQHDFNLLRKLVLPDGSILRAKLPGRPTRDCFFSDPVRDNKSLMKIWNLNDFTGVIGVFNCQGAGWCKKEKRYMIHDQQPGTISGYVRTNDVHYLHKVAAFEWTGDSVVYSHLRGELVYLPKGTSLPITLKSREYEVFTVVPVKEYSDGSKFAPVGLIEMFNSGGAIVSLRYEDDGTNCLVKMKLRGSGLVGIYSSLGRPRSVTVDSEDVECRCDEETGLVTFTLGVPEKELYLWDVVIQL
- the LOC108822143 gene encoding probable galactinol--sucrose galactosyltransferase 1 isoform X2, which encodes MDGAFIGVSSDQTGSRRVFPLGKLEELRFMCVFRFKLWWMTQRMGTHGKEIPFETQFLIVEANQGSDLEGDRCASSYVVFLPILEGDFRAVLQGNQSNELEICLESGDPTVDQFKGDHLVFMAAGSDPFHVITKAVKAVEQHLQTFSHRERKKMPDMLNWFGWCTWDAFYTNVTASDVKQGLQSLEAGGIPPKFVIIDDGWQSVGMDETGVEFNADNAANFANRLTHIKENYKFQKDGREGHRVEDPALSLRHVITDIKSNNSLKYVYVWHALTGYWGGVKPGVSGMEHYESKVSYPVSSPGVMSNQNCESLDSITKNGLGLVNPEKVFSFYNDLHSYLASVGIDGVKVDVQNILETLGAGHGGRVKLAKKYHHALEASISRNFPDNGIISCMSHNTDGLYSAKKTAVIRASDDFWPRDPASHTIHIASVAYNTLFLGEFMQPDWDMFHSLHPMAEYHAAARAVGGCAIYVSDKPGQHDFNLLRKLVLPDGSILRAKLPGRPTRDCFFSDPVRDNKSLMKIWNLNDFTGVIGVFNCQGAGWCKKEKRYMIHDQQPGTISGYVRTNDVHYLHKVAAFEWTGDSVVYSHLRGELVYLPKGTSLPITLKSREYEVFTVVPVKEYSDGSKFAPVGLIEMFNSGGAIVSLRYEDDGTNCLVKMKLRGSGLVGIYSSLGRPRSVTVDSEDVECRCDEETGLVTFTLGVPEKELYLWDVVIQL
- the LOC108822144 gene encoding vacuolar cation/proton exchanger 5, which codes for MEFDDEAEHRRLFRVETNSPQIKAVFSLEQGGSLSAKTPKNTVIKSFKIVILSNKLNLLLPFGPIAILVHYLTDNKGWFFLLSLLGITPLAERLGYATEQLACYTGPTVGGLLNATFGNVTELIISIIALKNGMIRVVQLTLLGSILSNMLLVLGCSFFCGGFVFSRKQQVFDKGNAVLNSGMLLIAVMSLLFPTLLYYTHSEVRAGSSELALSRSTSCIMLVAYAAYLFFQLKSQPSFLTESEETSDDDEVPEISKWEAIIWLLFFTAWVSLLSGYLVDAIEGASVSWKMPISFISVIVLPIVGNAAEHAGAIMFAMKDKLDLSLGVAIGSSIQISMFAVPFCVVISWMMGGQMDLNFQLFEAATLFITVIVVAFFLQEGTSNYFKGLMLILSYLIVAVSFFVHQDPNQG